A stretch of the Actinomycetota bacterium genome encodes the following:
- a CDS encoding FtsW/RodA/SpoVE family cell cycle protein, with translation MRARNVEARLLILVVAFTFVGTISLDLATHGFISPGSLLFTSIFLLLAVASHMACRFFAPRADYFMLPLALALTSLGTLAIYRLKPGLVWIQLLWAGVGILAMTLTLLFFERVPYRELENYKYVFALISIMLLLSPAFFGREIYGAKLWLRLGPLSFQPAEIAKLCIIVFLAAYLKDRGELLSLAKRKVKGVEIPDIKHFGPLIMMWLISLVILILEKDLGSSLLFFGTFLAMIYVATGRPAYIITGALLFAAGAIFCYFIFTHIQTRVDIWLNPWTDPDGKGYQIVQSLFAVSSGSVFGSGLGNGYPSLIPAVHTDFIFSALAEELGLLGGVAVVLTYMLMAYRGFKISLRARDDFGKYLAFGLITIFSLQACIIMAGTTKLIPLTGITLPFMSYGGSSILSNFILLGLLLVISAPKEALSE, from the coding sequence GTGAGGGCGAGAAACGTAGAGGCTCGCCTGTTAATCTTGGTGGTGGCCTTCACCTTCGTGGGAACCATCTCTTTGGACCTGGCCACCCATGGTTTTATCTCGCCCGGCTCTCTCCTCTTCACTTCGATCTTTCTCCTTTTGGCCGTCGCCTCCCATATGGCTTGCCGTTTCTTCGCTCCCAGGGCGGATTATTTTATGCTCCCGCTCGCCCTCGCCTTGACATCGCTCGGGACGCTCGCCATCTATCGGCTCAAGCCGGGCCTGGTCTGGATCCAACTCCTCTGGGCGGGCGTCGGGATACTGGCCATGACTTTGACTCTGCTCTTCTTCGAGAGAGTCCCATATCGTGAGCTCGAGAACTACAAATACGTCTTTGCCCTCATCTCGATAATGCTCCTCCTCTCGCCGGCCTTCTTCGGCCGCGAGATCTACGGTGCCAAGCTCTGGCTGAGGCTCGGCCCGCTCTCCTTTCAGCCGGCGGAAATCGCCAAGCTCTGCATAATAGTATTTCTGGCCGCCTACCTGAAGGATAGGGGAGAGCTCCTCTCTCTGGCCAAAAGAAAAGTTAAGGGGGTGGAGATTCCCGACATAAAACACTTCGGCCCACTCATCATGATGTGGCTGATTTCGCTCGTCATTCTGATCCTTGAAAAGGATCTCGGATCTTCTCTCCTCTTTTTTGGGACCTTCCTTGCCATGATCTATGTCGCCACAGGCCGACCCGCCTACATCATCACGGGGGCACTTCTCTTTGCCGCCGGGGCCATATTCTGTTATTTCATATTCACTCACATCCAGACCCGGGTCGACATCTGGCTCAATCCCTGGACCGATCCGGATGGCAAGGGCTATCAGATCGTCCAGTCCCTCTTTGCCGTATCGAGCGGGAGCGTCTTCGGATCCGGGCTTGGAAACGGCTATCCCTCCCTAATTCCGGCCGTACATACCGATTTTATCTTTTCGGCTCTGGCCGAAGAGCTTGGGCTTCTTGGTGGAGTGGCCGTCGTTCTGACCTATATGCTCATGGCATATCGGGGCTTTAAGATCAGCCTAAGAGCCCGGGATGATTTCGGAAAATATCTCGCCTTTGGGCTAATAACCATCTTTTCGCTTCAGGCCTGTATAATCATGGCCGGCACCACCAAGCTGATACCGCTCACCGGCATAACCCTGCCCTTCATGAGCTATGGAGGAAGCTCCATCCTCTCCAACTTCATCTTGCTCGGCCTGTTGCTCGTGATCTCGGCTCCCAAGGAGGCCTTGAGCGAATGA
- a CDS encoding Stp1/IreP family PP2C-type Ser/Thr phosphatase: MISFGAKSDIGMVREVNEDAYIAGGNLFAVADGMGGHKGGEIASKLALISIAKSLKMEGDPKKNLLSTMRRANRGIYQRSIVSPELKGMGTTLTVLLISNRAAHIGHIGDSRAYLARGGELVQLTQDHSLVAQMVAEGKLTSREAHLHPLRSVITRSLGASAMADPDVFTLKLKDGDRLLLASDGLNSMLSDAEILEIVGKKEEPQAVCEELVSAANRQGGRDNVTVVLVEYLEEEGLTFDTLTTKKNSVPLPQMNPGCFVAFFLVITLILASLSSLKEALS, from the coding sequence GTGATAAGTTTCGGGGCTAAGTCCGATATCGGAATGGTTAGAGAGGTCAACGAAGACGCCTATATCGCGGGCGGCAACTTGTTTGCCGTGGCCGATGGCATGGGCGGCCACAAGGGTGGCGAGATAGCGAGCAAGTTGGCCCTCATCTCGATAGCAAAGAGCTTAAAGATGGAGGGCGATCCAAAAAAGAACCTCCTCTCGACGATGAGGAGGGCCAATCGGGGCATCTATCAAAGGAGCATCGTTAGCCCCGAGCTCAAGGGGATGGGAACGACCTTGACCGTCCTTCTCATAAGCAACAGGGCGGCTCATATCGGGCACATTGGTGATAGCCGGGCCTATCTTGCGCGCGGCGGAGAGCTGGTCCAGTTGACCCAGGACCACTCGCTGGTAGCCCAGATGGTAGCCGAGGGCAAGCTGACGAGCAGAGAGGCCCACCTCCACCCCTTAAGAAGCGTCATAACCAGATCGCTCGGGGCAAGCGCAATGGCCGATCCGGACGTGTTCACCCTAAAGCTGAAAGACGGCGACCGCCTCCTTTTGGCAAGCGACGGCTTGAACTCGATGTTGAGCGACGCCGAGATCCTTGAGATAGTGGGCAAGAAAGAGGAGCCCCAGGCCGTCTGCGAGGAGCTCGTCTCTGCGGCTAACCGCCAAGGCGGCAGGGATAACGTCACCGTGGTCTTGGTCGAATACCTCGAAGAAGAGGGGCTCACCTTTGATACCTTGACGACCAAGAAGAATTCTGTGCCGCTGCCCCAAATGAACCCCGGCTGCTTCGTTGCCTTCTTTCTGGTCATAACGCTTATTTTGGCCTCGCTATCCAGCCTCAAAGAGGCCTTGTCGTGA
- a CDS encoding FHA domain-containing protein, producing the protein MFSLIQIALKIIFLILLYLFLFSLIRRIGSDLDEGQPLGTKMAEGPAKEPRLVVLDSQFLEAGRMFEISGELSIGRDDSSDVRIMDDFVSKEHALIYGQDDAFYLDDLESANGTFLNGERLWGARPLKVGDKIQLGRTLFEFLE; encoded by the coding sequence ATGTTTAGTCTGATCCAGATAGCATTAAAGATCATTTTTCTGATCCTCCTCTATCTGTTCCTCTTTTCGCTCATTAGGAGGATCGGGAGCGATCTTGACGAAGGCCAGCCCCTTGGAACGAAGATGGCCGAGGGGCCGGCCAAGGAGCCGCGGCTCGTCGTCTTGGACAGCCAGTTCTTGGAAGCGGGCCGGATGTTTGAGATAAGCGGCGAGCTCTCGATCGGAAGGGATGACTCCAGTGATGTTAGGATCATGGACGACTTCGTCTCCAAGGAACACGCTCTGATATACGGCCAGGACGATGCGTTCTATTTGGATGACTTGGAGAGCGCCAACGGAACCTTCTTAAACGGCGAGCGGCTCTGGGGGGCTCGTCCCTTGAAGGTCGGCGACAAGATTCAGCTCGGCCGGACGCTCTTTGAATTTTTGGAGTGA
- a CDS encoding DUF3662 and FHA domain-containing protein, whose translation MSLLGELEKRLEGLVEGFFAKQFKSGIHPVEIAKGLAREMERKKRLSLSGFIAPSSFLVALSADDFEATGPMRETFLAELKNFVEETAKKEGCRLLAKPQVELTKDVSLSLGEMRVETLEVDPIAIEAFELEQKDPKARLLQRGSRGSKDSVFPLEKETTTIGRLSGCDINVMDQSASRLHAEIRKDGRRYILKDLGSTNGTLLNDCVVESAQLKQGDVITVGKTRLEFNISDV comes from the coding sequence TTGAGCCTGCTCGGCGAGCTGGAAAAAAGACTGGAGGGCCTGGTGGAGGGCTTTTTTGCCAAGCAATTTAAGTCAGGCATCCATCCGGTCGAGATAGCGAAGGGCCTGGCTAGGGAGATGGAGAGAAAGAAGCGGCTCTCCTTGAGCGGGTTCATCGCCCCAAGCTCCTTTTTGGTCGCCTTGAGCGCCGATGATTTCGAGGCTACGGGACCGATGAGAGAGACCTTTTTGGCCGAACTAAAGAACTTTGTGGAGGAAACGGCCAAAAAGGAGGGCTGCCGTCTTCTGGCCAAGCCCCAGGTTGAGCTGACTAAAGACGTCTCTCTATCTTTGGGCGAGATGAGGGTGGAGACGCTCGAAGTCGACCCAATAGCCATTGAAGCCTTTGAGCTCGAGCAGAAAGACCCAAAGGCCCGCCTTTTGCAGAGAGGCAGCCGGGGCTCGAAGGATAGCGTCTTTCCTCTCGAAAAGGAGACGACTACGATAGGACGCCTTTCCGGCTGCGATATCAACGTTATGGACCAGAGCGCCTCTCGCCTTCATGCCGAGATAAGAAAAGACGGCCGAAGGTATATCCTAAAAGATCTTGGCAGCACCAATGGCACCCTGCTCAATGACTGCGTGGTGGAATCAGCCCAGTTAAAACAGGGGGATGTCATAACGGTCGGAAAGACCAGATTGGAGTTTAACATCAGCGATGTTTAG
- a CDS encoding serine/threonine-protein kinase: MDRGLFLERFEVIEELGAGGFARVYRAFDRKMEREVAIKEVAKGGKSDLRTMREINTTALLKHPNIVTLYEFVEDDDNFYLIMEYIDGLTLTFILETQGALFPEEAVAVASQVALALEYAHQNEVIHRDIKPDNIMLLADGRIKVMDFGIARLKKAPRLTVDKELLGSLGYVSPEQAKGDYVDEATDIFALGVLIYTMLAGENPFEAETAAATIYKTINIEPPPLSRVVPGVPKELDHVIAEALNKNPDKRQRTVTSLRYKLERLLQAKGRPKRTLSPLFARAAGAYVGEGGLFDEELAFIKEGLEEMGGKRALVAARLFSAALLGGFLFLGLKGSSFFSEEIGAILSLVTFFVALFSPLLGLVTVALAAALAIGAFSFSLSLIFLALASLYILNFARSFPEASASFLAAPLLGRLGLSHLFPLAIGVIMDPIPAAIGGAAGAFALEAYDLFAGSAQLALKIKATTNPFSTLFILLEAFIEDPALLLMPLIWAAAAFLVALLAKNKRFLADLIAAGLGGVVLLLGEMWLPTLHASPPLDLGKALQRVSFSFIMLIIFIAIFHYIKITWGPKR, encoded by the coding sequence TTGGATAGAGGCCTTTTTCTGGAGAGATTTGAAGTCATAGAAGAGCTGGGAGCCGGCGGCTTTGCCCGGGTCTACCGGGCGTTCGATCGCAAGATGGAGCGAGAGGTGGCCATAAAAGAGGTGGCAAAAGGTGGCAAAAGCGACCTTAGAACGATGCGCGAGATCAACACGACAGCTCTCTTGAAACATCCAAATATCGTGACCCTATATGAGTTCGTCGAGGATGATGATAATTTTTATCTGATTATGGAATACATAGACGGGCTCACTTTAACCTTTATCCTTGAGACGCAAGGGGCCCTCTTTCCCGAAGAGGCGGTCGCCGTAGCATCTCAGGTGGCGCTGGCTTTAGAGTATGCCCACCAGAACGAGGTCATCCATAGGGATATCAAGCCCGACAACATAATGCTCCTTGCTGACGGACGGATCAAGGTCATGGATTTCGGGATAGCCCGCCTTAAGAAAGCGCCTCGCCTCACAGTGGATAAGGAGCTTTTGGGAAGCCTCGGCTACGTATCTCCGGAGCAGGCTAAGGGAGATTACGTCGATGAGGCGACCGACATCTTTGCTCTGGGAGTCCTAATCTATACCATGCTGGCTGGCGAAAACCCCTTTGAGGCCGAGACGGCGGCGGCCACCATATACAAGACCATCAACATAGAGCCGCCGCCGTTGAGCCGGGTCGTCCCCGGCGTGCCAAAAGAGTTGGACCACGTGATTGCCGAAGCCTTAAATAAAAACCCCGACAAGAGGCAGAGGACGGTCACGAGTCTGCGCTACAAGCTTGAAAGGCTGCTGCAGGCCAAAGGCCGGCCCAAGCGGACGCTTAGTCCCCTCTTTGCAAGGGCGGCCGGGGCGTATGTGGGAGAAGGCGGCCTCTTCGACGAGGAGCTGGCTTTCATAAAAGAAGGCTTGGAAGAGATGGGGGGAAAGCGAGCCCTGGTCGCGGCAAGGCTCTTTTCGGCCGCCCTTCTGGGGGGCTTCCTCTTTCTCGGCCTTAAGGGGTCCTCCTTCTTTTCGGAGGAGATCGGGGCGATCCTATCCCTTGTCACCTTCTTTGTAGCCCTCTTCTCCCCTCTGCTTGGCTTGGTCACCGTGGCGCTCGCCGCCGCGCTGGCCATAGGCGCCTTCTCCTTCTCCCTCTCTTTGATCTTTTTAGCCCTAGCCTCCCTCTATATATTGAACTTTGCAAGAAGCTTTCCCGAGGCCAGCGCCTCTTTCCTTGCTGCACCGCTCCTTGGCCGACTCGGCCTCTCGCATCTCTTTCCCCTTGCAATCGGAGTCATCATGGATCCGATCCCGGCTGCCATAGGCGGCGCGGCCGGCGCCTTCGCGCTTGAGGCATACGACCTATTTGCCGGCTCAGCCCAGTTAGCCCTAAAGATAAAAGCTACCACAAACCCCTTCTCAACCCTATTTATCCTGCTTGAAGCATTCATCGAGGATCCGGCGCTTCTCCTGATGCCCCTCATCTGGGCGGCCGCCGCCTTTCTGGTGGCCTTGCTCGCCAAAAACAAACGCTTCTTGGCCGATCTCATCGCGGCCGGACTTGGGGGCGTCGTCCTCCTCCTCGGAGAGATGTGGCTCCCGACGCTTCACGCAAGCCCTCCCCTAGATTTGGGCAAGGCTCTGCAAAGGGTCTCTTTTTCCTTTATAATGCTTATAATATTCATCGCCATCTTTCACTACATAAAGATAACCTGGGGGCCGAAGAGATGA
- the larC gene encoding nickel pincer cofactor biosynthesis protein LarC yields MRIAYFDCSSGISGDMFLGALIDAGLPLDAVEEAIASLGLQGCEIRASRETRAGLAATSIKIVSKEDGKARPWRDIKRLIEESSLKVRVKELAVQIFLALAEVEGRLHGQAVEAVHFHELGAVDSIVDIVGGAVGLSHFAIEKAFSSPIKTGSGTVRCDHGELPLPAPATLELLKGAPIYGGDIPLELTTPTGAALIKTVVSEFGPIPPSRVLFVGYGAGSYDLESPNIFRLIIGETEGDGRETDRADEVILIETNIDDLEPKLFGHIIERLFTVGALDAWLTPIYMKKMRPAVALSAIVHKEKEESLIRAFFLETGSLGIRISPLSRKKAARKTVKVKTIYGEIGVKIGHFEGGAISASPEYEDCREAALKDGVPIRAVYEEARSQARADLTGP; encoded by the coding sequence ATGCGGATAGCCTATTTCGACTGCTCATCGGGAATAAGCGGAGACATGTTTTTGGGAGCCCTGATAGACGCCGGCCTGCCGCTAGATGCCGTTGAAGAGGCCATCGCCTCCTTGGGCCTTCAGGGCTGCGAGATCCGCGCAAGCAGAGAGACGAGGGCGGGCCTTGCCGCAACTTCGATTAAGATCGTCTCAAAAGAGGACGGCAAGGCTCGCCCCTGGAGAGATATTAAGCGCCTGATCGAAGAGAGCTCCCTTAAGGTGCGCGTCAAAGAGCTCGCCGTCCAAATCTTTTTGGCCCTGGCCGAGGTGGAAGGCCGCCTCCACGGCCAAGCGGTGGAGGCGGTTCACTTCCACGAGCTCGGAGCAGTCGACTCCATCGTCGACATAGTCGGAGGCGCCGTCGGCCTTAGCCACTTCGCCATCGAAAAAGCCTTCTCCTCTCCCATCAAAACGGGAAGCGGAACGGTCAGATGCGACCACGGCGAGCTCCCCTTGCCCGCCCCTGCCACCCTGGAGCTTCTAAAGGGGGCTCCCATCTATGGCGGCGATATCCCCCTCGAGCTTACTACCCCAACCGGGGCGGCCCTAATAAAGACCGTCGTAAGCGAGTTTGGGCCAATTCCCCCGTCAAGAGTGCTCTTTGTCGGCTATGGAGCCGGCTCTTATGATTTAGAGTCGCCAAACATCTTTAGGCTGATAATCGGAGAGACTGAGGGCGATGGGAGAGAGACCGACCGAGCGGATGAGGTGATCCTCATCGAGACCAACATCGACGATCTGGAGCCAAAGCTATTCGGCCACATAATCGAGCGCCTCTTTACGGTGGGCGCCCTGGACGCCTGGTTGACTCCGATTTACATGAAAAAGATGCGCCCGGCCGTCGCCCTCTCGGCCATCGTCCACAAGGAGAAGGAAGAGAGCCTGATAAGAGCCTTCTTTTTGGAGACAGGGAGTCTGGGAATCAGGATTAGCCCGCTTTCCAGGAAGAAGGCCGCCCGCAAGACGGTTAAGGTCAAAACCATTTACGGCGAGATTGGGGTCAAGATCGGCCATTTTGAGGGCGGGGCCATAAGCGCCTCGCCGGAATATGAGGACTGCAGAGAGGCCGCCCTAAAGGACGGGGTTCCCATCAGGGCCGTCTACGAAGAGGCCCGGAGCCAGGCAAGGGCCGATTTGACCGGGCCCTAG
- the larB gene encoding nickel pincer cofactor biosynthesis protein LarB, which produces MEARIKELLVRLAEGEIEAGEAFEALRDLPFEDLGFAKVDHHRPLRTSAPETIFCPGKGLAEIGEIAESLAKTGTSFMATRANQAAFDLVLGLVPKARYHPRARIITVGQGTLPKRGEVLVLTGGTSDIPVAEEAAIAADMLGAKVERIYDVGVAGVHRLLSFRSRLEAANVIIAIAGMDGALPSVVGGLVSCPIIAVPTSIGYGASFGGLAALLTMMNSCAPGIAVVNIDNGFGAGTIAARINALKGED; this is translated from the coding sequence ATGGAGGCTAGGATAAAAGAGCTTCTGGTAAGGCTCGCCGAAGGTGAGATCGAAGCGGGCGAGGCCTTCGAGGCGCTCCGCGACCTTCCCTTCGAAGACCTCGGCTTTGCCAAGGTGGATCATCACCGGCCCTTGAGGACCTCTGCGCCCGAGACGATATTCTGCCCCGGTAAAGGCTTGGCCGAGATCGGCGAGATAGCCGAGTCACTGGCCAAAACAGGGACGAGCTTCATGGCCACCAGGGCCAACCAGGCCGCTTTCGACCTGGTTTTAGGCTTAGTGCCCAAGGCTAGATACCACCCGCGAGCAAGGATCATAACCGTGGGCCAAGGGACCCTGCCCAAGCGAGGAGAGGTCCTCGTCCTTACGGGTGGGACCTCGGACATCCCGGTCGCCGAGGAGGCGGCCATAGCGGCCGATATGCTCGGAGCCAAGGTCGAAAGGATATACGATGTCGGGGTGGCCGGCGTCCACCGCCTCTTATCCTTCCGAAGTCGGCTTGAGGCGGCCAACGTGATAATCGCCATCGCCGGCATGGATGGAGCGCTTCCGAGCGTGGTGGGGGGACTCGTCTCCTGCCCCATAATCGCCGTTCCAACCAGCATCGGCTATGGCGCAAGCTTCGGAGGGCTGGCCGCCCTTCTGACCATGATGAACTCCTGCGCTCCTGGAATAGCCGTTGTAAATATCGACAACGGATTTGGGGCCGGCACAATCGCGGCCAGAATAAACGCCTTGAAGGGGGAGGATTAA
- the larE gene encoding ATP-dependent sacrificial sulfur transferase LarE, producing the protein MARPSCYDSLVKRIASFESVLVAFSGGADSLLVLAAAKEALGFGAIGVTAASPLLPSGELEAAMKMAATLGVKPLIVEIDPLGDEDFLESGKKRCYFCKRLILSKMMETASKVGASTLIDGTNSDDLLDDRPGLLALKEFGVLSPLAELNMGKSEVRMILKTMGSPFWNKPPQSCLATRIGDGQRITSELLGRIDRAEAAVKGLGISHVRVRSLGPKSAKIELDFGGLTKLAERMIQANLLADFSSFGFDRLFICEKGGEALALPQLKEAHGG; encoded by the coding sequence ATGGCTAGGCCAAGTTGTTACGACTCCCTCGTCAAACGGATTGCCTCCTTTGAATCTGTCTTGGTGGCGTTCTCCGGCGGAGCCGACAGCCTCCTCGTCCTTGCCGCCGCCAAAGAAGCGCTGGGATTTGGAGCAATCGGGGTCACCGCCGCCAGCCCCCTGCTTCCAAGTGGCGAGCTTGAGGCGGCAATGAAGATGGCTGCCACCCTCGGCGTTAAGCCCCTGATAGTCGAGATAGACCCCTTGGGTGATGAAGATTTCTTGGAAAGCGGCAAAAAGAGATGTTACTTCTGCAAGCGGCTGATCCTATCTAAGATGATGGAGACAGCATCCAAGGTGGGCGCCTCGACCCTCATTGACGGCACGAACTCAGACGATCTCTTGGACGACCGCCCCGGCCTTCTGGCCCTGAAAGAATTTGGCGTCCTCTCCCCCTTGGCCGAACTGAACATGGGCAAGAGCGAGGTTAGGATGATCCTTAAAACGATGGGCTCCCCGTTCTGGAACAAGCCGCCTCAGAGCTGCCTTGCCACAAGGATTGGGGATGGTCAGAGGATAACCTCAGAGCTGCTCGGCCGAATCGACCGAGCCGAGGCGGCCGTCAAGGGTCTGGGCATCTCCCATGTAAGGGTCAGATCGCTCGGCCCGAAGTCCGCAAAGATAGAGCTGGATTTTGGCGGCCTTACCAAGCTTGCCGAGAGGATGATTCAGGCGAATCTGCTCGCCGACTTTTCCTCTTTTGGATTCGATCGTCTATTCATCTGCGAAAAGGGGGGCGAAGCGCTCGCTCTGCCTCAGCTTAAGGAGGCCCATGGAGGCTAG
- a CDS encoding DUF4446 family protein — protein sequence MTFFEGNPATTIGLVALIALWLLILTIRFISLKRSLKRVNKAAKKGDVAALIGQLADEVISFSGRLNDLEGAQARTATQLKGAIQRVGLVRFDAFGDIGGGLSFALAILNENGDGLVISTINGRTDSRSYAKVVKGGEQTAHSLSSEEQGAIAKAMGSRGAHRGEVADREWQNEEI from the coding sequence TTGACTTTTTTTGAAGGGAACCCCGCGACGACCATCGGCCTTGTGGCCCTTATTGCCCTCTGGCTTCTCATCTTGACCATTAGGTTCATATCCCTAAAAAGGAGCTTAAAGAGGGTGAACAAGGCAGCAAAGAAGGGCGATGTGGCTGCCCTGATCGGTCAGCTCGCCGATGAAGTCATCTCGTTTTCCGGCCGGCTAAATGATCTAGAGGGGGCCCAAGCAAGGACCGCAACCCAGCTTAAGGGGGCGATTCAACGGGTCGGCCTCGTCAGGTTCGATGCTTTCGGTGACATCGGAGGGGGCTTAAGTTTTGCTCTGGCCATCTTGAACGAAAATGGCGACGGCCTGGTCATAAGCACAATAAACGGTCGCACCGACAGCCGCTCATATGCTAAGGTGGTAAAGGGCGGCGAACAGACCGCTCACTCCCTCTCGAGCGAGGAGCAGGGGGCGATTGCAAAAGCCATGGGTTCGAGGGGAGCTCATCGCGGCGAGGTGGCCGACAGGGAATGGCAAAATGAAGAAATTTGA
- the pheA gene encoding prephenate dehydratase, producing MKKFENNKIAFLGPRGTFTEEALLSVVKVDEENLLPCATVHEVIGAIETDRADSGIVPIENSTEGSVSDTLDALTFEAENSLIEREIVFPIRHRLLARPGTEVNEIETVISHPQAAAQCRAFLRNNLPGAEIIAANSTADAARMVAGERTRAAAIGTELAAKIYGLKVINDNIEDFKDNKTRFVLLGKEQAKRTGKDKTSIVCFIYENRPGSLLMILQEFAYRYINLTKIQSRPTKKSLGDYCFWIDFEGHIEDEKIASVMKCLKCKFRDVKVLGSYPMAGK from the coding sequence ATGAAGAAATTTGAGAATAACAAGATAGCCTTCTTGGGACCCAGGGGGACCTTCACCGAAGAAGCCCTCCTCTCGGTCGTCAAGGTGGATGAAGAGAACCTTTTGCCCTGTGCAACGGTTCACGAGGTCATAGGGGCCATTGAGACGGACCGGGCCGATAGCGGCATAGTGCCGATAGAGAACTCCACCGAGGGCTCGGTCAGCGACACCCTGGATGCCTTGACCTTTGAGGCGGAGAACTCCCTCATAGAGAGGGAGATAGTCTTTCCCATCCGCCACCGCCTCCTGGCCAGACCAGGCACCGAGGTTAATGAGATAGAGACCGTCATATCACACCCTCAGGCGGCCGCCCAATGCCGGGCCTTCTTGAGGAACAATCTGCCCGGTGCTGAGATAATTGCGGCCAACAGCACGGCTGATGCCGCTCGCATGGTGGCGGGTGAAAGGACTCGGGCGGCCGCCATCGGAACCGAGCTTGCGGCCAAGATCTACGGCCTTAAAGTAATAAACGACAACATAGAGGATTTCAAGGATAACAAGACGCGCTTCGTTCTCTTAGGCAAGGAGCAGGCGAAAAGGACCGGCAAAGATAAGACTTCGATCGTCTGCTTCATCTACGAGAACCGGCCGGGAAGCCTTCTTATGATTTTGCAGGAGTTCGCTTACCGCTATATAAACCTGACCAAGATCCAGTCGCGTCCGACCAAGAAGAGCCTGGGAGACTACTGCTTCTGGATAGACTTCGAGGGCCACATCGAGGACGAGAAGATAGCTTCGGTCATGAAGTGTTTGAAGTGCAAGTTCAGGGACGTCAAGGTCCTGGGCTCTTACCCGATGGCCGGAAAATGA
- the serS gene encoding serine--tRNA ligase, producing MLDQRFVRENLKEVEEALGKRGAEIDLKELMLLDARRRELLVEVEALKAERNRASEEIGQMKREKRDVSEKTEAMKVVSNRIKEFDQKVARLENEVKDSMLVIPNIPHPSVPVGQDEKDNKVNRIWGEAPNFDFAPKAHFEIGSDLDIFDFARGVKIAESRFTLLKGDGARLERALINFMLDLHTKEHGYTEIFPPILVNSASMTGTGQLPKFGAELYKCSDDDLYLVPTAEVPVTNIYREEILRADELPLNYAAYTPCFRREAGAAGKDTRGIIRQHQFNKVELVKFARSEDSYEELERLTAHAEEVLKRLGLHYRVVHICAGDLGFSSAKTYDLEVWLPSYNDFKEISSCSNFEDFQARRANIRYRDANGKIQFVHTLNGSGLAVGRTLAAILENYQVSDGSVIIPEALRPFMDGREKIDR from the coding sequence ATGCTAGATCAGAGATTCGTTCGGGAGAATCTTAAAGAGGTCGAAGAGGCCCTGGGCAAACGGGGAGCCGAGATCGATCTCAAGGAGCTGATGCTCCTCGATGCGAGGAGGAGGGAGCTTCTGGTGGAGGTCGAGGCGCTTAAGGCCGAGCGCAACCGCGCCTCGGAAGAGATAGGCCAAATGAAGAGAGAGAAGCGGGATGTAAGCGAAAAGACCGAGGCCATGAAGGTCGTCTCAAACAGGATAAAGGAGTTTGACCAAAAGGTTGCTCGCCTCGAGAATGAGGTCAAGGACTCCATGCTCGTCATCCCCAACATCCCCCACCCTAGTGTACCGGTCGGCCAGGATGAAAAGGATAACAAAGTGAACCGGATCTGGGGGGAGGCGCCCAACTTCGATTTTGCGCCAAAGGCCCACTTCGAGATCGGCTCCGATCTTGACATCTTCGATTTTGCGCGTGGAGTCAAGATCGCCGAGTCAAGGTTCACCTTGCTCAAAGGGGATGGAGCCCGCCTGGAGAGGGCGCTCATAAACTTCATGCTCGACCTCCACACCAAAGAACACGGCTACACCGAGATATTTCCGCCGATACTGGTCAACTCGGCCAGCATGACCGGAACTGGTCAGCTTCCCAAGTTCGGTGCCGAGCTGTATAAATGCAGCGACGACGATCTCTATCTGGTTCCAACCGCCGAGGTTCCGGTGACCAACATATATCGAGAAGAGATACTTAGGGCAGATGAGCTCCCCTTGAACTACGCTGCCTACACGCCCTGTTTTCGCAGAGAAGCGGGGGCGGCCGGAAAAGATACCCGGGGCATAATCCGTCAACACCAGTTCAATAAGGTGGAGCTGGTCAAATTCGCCAGAAGCGAAGATTCCTACGAGGAGCTGGAGAGGCTGACGGCCCACGCCGAAGAGGTCCTAAAGAGGCTCGGCCTCCACTACCGAGTGGTTCATATATGCGCGGGCGACCTCGGCTTCTCCTCGGCCAAGACCTACGATCTCGAGGTCTGGCTCCCTTCCTATAATGATTTCAAGGAGATCTCCTCCTGTAGCAACTTCGAGGATTTCCAGGCGAGAAGGGCGAATATCAGATATCGAGATGCAAACGGGAAGATTCAATTTGTTCACACCCTAAACGGATCGGGCCTGGCCGTTGGACGGACGCTCGCGGCCATCTTGGAGAATTATCAGGTCTCAGATGGAAGCGTGATCATCCCCGAAGCCTTAAGGCCATTCATGGATGGCAGAGAGAAGATTGATCGATGA